From Paenibacillus graminis, a single genomic window includes:
- a CDS encoding ABC transporter ATP-binding protein has product MAFAVLSDVVKRYDQKLTVDHVNFSIQEGEIFGLLGPNGAGKSTTISMICGLLKADGGDIVIDGLSVLSKPLEVKKRIGLVPQELALYENMTATENVSFFGKLYGLRGKLLKERVEEALAFTGLSDRAKDKPSTFSGGMKRRLNIACAIMHRPKLIIMDEPTVGIDPQSRNHILESVKALNKLGSTVIYTSHYMEEVAAICDRVAIMDKGHIIACGTEHELRERVAHEEKIVVKAAHITPALIQELGQHPRISRVELNEDTVELYLPSSQSELQDILFIFAKHEGVIASLNIEEPDLETLFLSLTGRTLRD; this is encoded by the coding sequence ATGGCATTTGCAGTCCTAAGCGATGTGGTGAAACGGTATGACCAAAAACTGACGGTAGATCACGTGAATTTCAGCATTCAGGAAGGAGAGATCTTCGGCCTGCTCGGCCCGAACGGTGCGGGAAAAAGCACCACCATCAGTATGATCTGCGGCTTGCTGAAGGCTGATGGCGGCGATATCGTGATTGACGGACTGTCGGTCTTGAGCAAGCCGCTTGAGGTCAAAAAACGCATTGGCCTCGTTCCCCAGGAGCTTGCCTTATATGAGAATATGACCGCAACTGAAAATGTGAGCTTTTTCGGCAAGCTATACGGACTACGCGGCAAGCTGTTGAAGGAACGGGTCGAGGAAGCGCTGGCCTTCACCGGACTTAGTGACCGGGCAAAGGATAAACCGTCCACCTTTTCCGGCGGAATGAAAAGAAGGCTGAACATCGCCTGTGCGATCATGCACCGCCCCAAGCTGATTATTATGGATGAGCCAACCGTGGGAATTGATCCCCAGTCGCGCAATCATATTCTGGAATCGGTAAAGGCACTGAACAAGCTGGGTTCAACAGTCATCTATACGAGCCACTATATGGAGGAAGTAGCGGCTATATGCGACCGGGTAGCGATTATGGACAAAGGCCACATCATTGCCTGCGGAACCGAACACGAGCTGCGGGAGCGGGTCGCCCATGAAGAAAAGATTGTTGTAAAGGCCGCCCATATTACGCCAGCCTTGATCCAAGAGCTGGGCCAGCATCCACGGATAAGCCGCGTCGAGCTGAATGAAGATACAGTAGAACTGTATTTACCCTCCTCGCAAAGTGAGCTGCAGGACATTTTATTTATTTTTGCCAAGCATGAAGGGGTTATTGCTTCCCTGAATATTGAAGAGCCGGATCTGGAGACCCTGTTTCTCAGCCTTACCGGACGGACCTTGCGGGACTAG
- a CDS encoding sensor histidine kinase gives MNREMNVLRYALIIIPALMSIYLYDYADYELFTLHFLLLLLVVALGGRLPGPFRMLACAIELLYTAWLCQHYGDLLIFPAVSALLYYSRLENRPVVFVFFAIHAAALNVALSSAEPRVRVIMNLTFLLSAVLNKLLMRAGRGRVDTLFLYDELRKKHFELEEARSSLLQFTAQIEVAAQAEERVRIARQLHDDIGHRLIRVKMMTEAAIHTLPHSPETGMDMMNQIRDQLAASMDDMRAAVRRINYGSQLEGAYALDRLLEELGRDTGIETSYQIYGIPYPLYPSVRVTLYKNAQEALTNALRHGQATAVWIKVSFSEQEVAMEVGNNGQRPKENPLLKLRGKGGMGLQGMAERVHLVGGTLELQLEPEFAVITRIALHSQSDKLPL, from the coding sequence TTGAACAGAGAAATGAACGTCCTGCGCTATGCGCTTATTATCATCCCTGCCCTGATGTCCATCTATCTCTATGACTACGCCGACTATGAGCTGTTTACTCTCCATTTCCTTCTGCTGCTGCTGGTTGTCGCTCTTGGCGGGCGGCTGCCGGGTCCTTTCCGTATGCTGGCCTGCGCCATTGAGCTGCTTTATACGGCCTGGCTGTGCCAGCATTATGGAGATCTGCTGATTTTTCCGGCCGTTTCGGCACTGTTGTATTACTCCCGACTGGAGAACAGGCCTGTAGTGTTTGTCTTCTTCGCTATTCATGCAGCGGCGCTAAATGTGGCGTTAAGCAGCGCAGAGCCCCGGGTCCGGGTGATTATGAACCTTACCTTTTTGCTTTCCGCTGTGCTGAACAAGCTGCTTATGCGCGCAGGGCGCGGGAGAGTGGACACGCTATTCCTCTATGACGAGCTGCGCAAAAAGCATTTTGAGCTGGAGGAAGCCCGCAGCAGCCTGCTCCAATTCACCGCCCAGATCGAAGTGGCCGCCCAAGCTGAGGAAAGGGTACGGATTGCCCGTCAGCTGCATGACGATATCGGCCACCGCCTGATCCGGGTCAAAATGATGACTGAGGCCGCCATCCACACACTGCCTCATTCACCGGAGACAGGGATGGACATGATGAATCAGATCCGGGACCAGCTGGCGGCGAGTATGGACGATATGCGTGCTGCGGTTCGGCGGATCAACTATGGCTCGCAGCTTGAAGGGGCTTATGCGCTGGACCGGCTGCTGGAGGAGCTGGGCCGGGATACCGGCATTGAAACCTCCTACCAGATCTATGGCATACCGTATCCCCTGTATCCCAGCGTACGGGTCACCCTCTACAAAAACGCCCAGGAGGCTCTTACCAATGCTCTCCGCCATGGTCAAGCCACGGCTGTATGGATCAAAGTCTCGTTCAGCGAGCAGGAGGTGGCCATGGAGGTAGGCAATAACGGACAGCGCCCGAAAGAAAACCCCCTGCTGAAACTCAGGGGCAAAGGAGGGATGGGCCTGCAGGGAATGGCTGAGCGGGTCCATTTGGTCGGCGGAACGCTGGAGCTCCAGCTGGAGCCGGAGTTCGCTGTGATTACCAGGATTGCCTTGCACAGTCAGTCTGACAAACTTCCCCTGTAA
- a CDS encoding response regulator transcription factor, producing MIKVVIVDDDSFIRESLKVLVALDPEIEVAGSAGDGREALALLKQLPHADVVLMDIRMPNCDGVEGTKSIKEAFPGISVLMLTTFDDDEYIIEALRNGASGYLLKNIPPDRIIQGIKTVHEGNLLIHPDIARKLAGFLQPAAPPKETMPKTLEAYGLTKAELAVVSLIAEGHTNKEIAAELFLSEGTVKNYITEILSKLGLRDRTQIAILFWKNLREQGN from the coding sequence ATGATTAAAGTAGTTATCGTTGACGACGATTCATTTATCCGCGAAAGCCTTAAGGTACTGGTTGCACTGGACCCGGAGATTGAAGTGGCGGGCTCCGCTGGCGATGGCCGTGAAGCTCTGGCCCTGCTGAAGCAGCTGCCTCATGCCGATGTGGTGCTGATGGATATCCGGATGCCGAACTGCGACGGTGTCGAGGGTACCAAATCCATCAAAGAAGCCTTCCCCGGTATCTCTGTGCTGATGCTGACGACCTTCGACGACGACGAATACATTATCGAAGCGCTGCGGAACGGGGCGAGCGGGTATTTGCTGAAGAATATTCCGCCGGACCGGATTATCCAAGGGATCAAAACGGTGCATGAAGGCAATCTGCTCATCCATCCCGACATCGCCCGCAAGCTGGCCGGTTTTCTGCAGCCAGCTGCGCCCCCGAAAGAGACGATGCCCAAGACTTTGGAGGCGTACGGGCTGACCAAAGCTGAGCTGGCCGTGGTATCCTTGATCGCTGAAGGCCATACCAATAAAGAAATCGCTGCCGAACTCTTTTTAAGTGAAGGCACGGTCAAAAATTACATCACCGAGATCCTCAGCAAGCTCGGCCTGCGGGACCGGACACAAATTGCCATTCTTTTTTGGAAGAATCTGCGGGAACAAGGAAATTGA
- a CDS encoding PDZ domain-containing protein, translating into MNGMPELLTSWGTAVVHLLIQPYYYIAILFIALYYRRQVALERKFIHVKLHSWGRETWRTVWSGLVAGLVVSLAAVALGISLTGTAVACIWVVSLVLMLFRVRYLCFAYSIGLLGILQFVLSFFPDTLQSGLAGTIATALREMDIPALLVLAALLHLAEALLARWQGARLATPLFLKGKRGKVVGGYQLEAFWPLPLFLLIPSGAGIGDLPWHPLLGGGLGLVSLPVIIGFSEMTQGLLPGRKSARAAGRLLLYSIVLLALSGLAAWWSPLTVLAALAAVLLHEALGWYSALEERSLSPVFVHPAAGRKVLAVLPDSPAQELGILPGEILLKVNGVLLTDAAQLHEALRMNPAFCKLEVQNRAGESKYLQRAIYDGDHHQLGIILVPEPDGSVTAEAKSSSIFSIIAMKTGASRRSLPSGGLGRAKDAAAEPKKESTGV; encoded by the coding sequence TTGAATGGAATGCCGGAACTGCTTACTAGCTGGGGCACAGCAGTCGTACATCTGCTGATTCAGCCCTATTACTATATTGCTATTTTGTTTATTGCTCTCTACTACCGGAGGCAGGTGGCGCTGGAACGGAAATTCATTCATGTGAAGCTGCACAGCTGGGGCCGCGAGACCTGGCGTACGGTATGGAGCGGCCTGGTCGCGGGCCTGGTCGTTTCTCTGGCAGCTGTGGCTCTGGGAATATCGCTGACCGGTACGGCGGTAGCCTGCATTTGGGTTGTCAGTTTGGTGCTTATGCTGTTTCGTGTGCGTTATTTGTGTTTTGCCTACTCCATAGGGTTACTTGGCATCCTACAATTTGTTCTTTCGTTCTTTCCGGACACGCTGCAGAGCGGGCTGGCCGGAACTATCGCCACCGCGCTGCGGGAGATGGATATTCCTGCCCTGCTGGTGCTGGCCGCCCTGCTGCATCTGGCCGAGGCGTTGCTGGCGCGCTGGCAGGGCGCCAGACTGGCTACGCCGCTCTTTCTCAAAGGCAAGCGCGGCAAGGTGGTCGGCGGCTATCAGCTGGAGGCGTTCTGGCCGCTCCCGCTGTTCCTGCTGATTCCTTCGGGCGCAGGAATCGGCGATCTGCCCTGGCACCCGCTGCTGGGCGGCGGACTGGGCCTGGTGTCCCTGCCGGTCATCATCGGCTTCAGCGAGATGACCCAGGGCCTGCTGCCCGGGCGGAAGAGCGCCCGCGCAGCAGGACGGCTGCTGCTGTACAGCATCGTCCTGCTGGCTCTAAGCGGGCTTGCCGCCTGGTGGAGCCCGCTGACCGTGCTCGCGGCGCTCGCCGCAGTGCTGCTGCACGAAGCATTGGGCTGGTACAGCGCTCTGGAGGAGCGCAGTCTAAGCCCCGTCTTCGTGCATCCCGCAGCCGGCCGCAAGGTGCTGGCCGTGCTGCCGGACAGCCCCGCGCAGGAGCTGGGTATCCTGCCGGGCGAGATCCTGCTGAAGGTCAACGGGGTCCTGTTGACCGATGCCGCGCAGCTGCATGAGGCGCTGCGCATGAATCCCGCCTTCTGCAAGCTGGAGGTGCAGAACCGCGCAGGTGAGAGCAAATACCTCCAGCGCGCGATCTATGATGGCGACCACCATCAGCTCGGCATCATTCTGGTGCCGGAGCCGGATGGTTCAGTCACCGCAGAAGCCAAGTCCTCCAGTATCTTCAGCATTATCGCGATGAAGACCGGGGCGAGCCGCCGGAGCCTTCCGTCCGGCGGACTGGGCCGGGCCAAGGACGCGGCTGCGGAGCCCAAGAAGGAATCAACCGGAGTCTAG
- a CDS encoding S41 family peptidase, which yields MLKKSTAAFMIVAALLCGSLLTLGVTGYADIFGRAAGESAAAAVVPPGGLQEKESQKLGTTLSLIEGYYYEKVDRTKLIDGAVNGMMEALGDPYSNYMGKETAEKFEESIEGSFSGIGAEVSSENGKVVIVSPIKGSPAEKAGLKAKDVILSVNGETLEGMELNDAVAKIRGPKGSKATLKIQRTGAAEPLEYVLTRDDVKLETVYAKLEKDGVGVIEVTQFSMNTAERFKEELGKLEKQGMKGLVIDVRNDPGGVLPVVIDMAEQFVPAGKTIVQVEEKGKKPEVSPSKGSSKKYPVVVLMNKGSASASEILAGALQQSAGAKLIGENSFGKGTVQTSFDKQLGDGSLLKITIAKWLTPNGTWIHGKGIKPDIAVAQPDYFSVAPINKSVSLKYNMNNADVKSAQTMLDGLGYKPGRKDGYFDTATKDAVKKFQSASKLQATGIVDAKTAEALELALIKAIQNPVNDNQLNRGIAEVQKEIQASLSKK from the coding sequence ATGTTGAAGAAAAGCACAGCGGCTTTTATGATAGTCGCTGCCTTGCTGTGCGGAAGCCTGCTGACCTTGGGCGTCACCGGCTATGCGGATATATTCGGACGGGCTGCGGGTGAAAGTGCTGCGGCAGCGGTTGTGCCGCCTGGCGGCCTGCAGGAGAAGGAGTCGCAGAAGCTTGGAACCACGCTGAGCCTCATAGAAGGCTATTACTACGAAAAGGTAGACCGGACGAAGCTAATCGACGGTGCCGTTAACGGAATGATGGAAGCGCTGGGCGATCCTTATTCAAATTATATGGGCAAGGAAACGGCTGAGAAATTTGAGGAAAGTATTGAAGGCTCTTTCTCGGGAATCGGGGCTGAGGTCTCCTCTGAGAACGGCAAGGTGGTTATCGTCTCCCCAATCAAAGGCTCACCGGCCGAAAAGGCAGGACTCAAGGCCAAAGACGTGATTCTGTCAGTAAACGGTGAAACGCTCGAAGGCATGGAGCTGAATGATGCGGTTGCTAAGATCCGCGGACCGAAGGGGAGCAAGGCTACACTCAAGATTCAGCGTACCGGAGCGGCGGAACCGCTTGAATACGTGCTCACCCGCGATGATGTGAAGCTGGAAACTGTCTATGCCAAGCTCGAAAAGGATGGCGTAGGTGTTATCGAGGTTACCCAGTTCTCCATGAATACCGCAGAGCGTTTCAAGGAAGAGCTAGGCAAGCTGGAGAAGCAGGGCATGAAGGGCCTCGTCATTGATGTCCGCAACGATCCGGGCGGCGTACTGCCGGTGGTGATTGATATGGCTGAACAGTTCGTGCCGGCAGGCAAGACCATTGTGCAGGTGGAGGAAAAGGGCAAGAAGCCGGAAGTCAGCCCTTCCAAGGGTTCTAGCAAAAAATATCCGGTCGTTGTGCTGATGAATAAAGGCAGCGCAAGCGCCTCGGAGATTCTGGCCGGAGCCCTGCAGCAATCTGCAGGAGCCAAGCTCATCGGAGAAAATTCCTTCGGCAAAGGCACAGTCCAGACGAGCTTCGACAAGCAGCTCGGCGACGGCAGCCTGCTGAAGATTACGATTGCCAAATGGCTGACGCCAAACGGCACATGGATTCACGGCAAGGGCATCAAGCCGGATATCGCGGTGGCCCAGCCGGATTATTTCTCCGTAGCGCCGATTAACAAAAGCGTATCTCTGAAATACAACATGAACAACGCGGATGTCAAAAGTGCACAGACCATGCTGGACGGTCTGGGCTACAAACCGGGCCGCAAGGACGGGTATTTCGATACCGCGACAAAAGATGCGGTGAAAAAATTCCAGAGTGCATCCAAGCTGCAGGCAACAGGCATCGTTGATGCCAAGACCGCCGAAGCGTTGGAGCTGGCGTTAATCAAGGCCATCCAGAACCCGGTTAACGACAATCAGCTCAATAGGGGAATTGCCGAGGTTCAGAAGGAAATTCAGGCGTCGTTGTCGAAAAAGTAA
- a CDS encoding murein hydrolase activator EnvC family protein: MKKIAAGLAAVLLAVTLFQPSDGYAKKTTVAEIDKQLKQLQQEVQAAKAVQDKAASRNQEAKHYLNKTNLNLQYVLDQISQVKGKMTDISGKIASTEKSLNITATELDEAEARVASREKLLESRVRLMYTDGAVSYLDVLLSSTSFSDFLDRADSLKMIVDQDQDLLVQHKLDKQTVIAKKQELEGQYAQAKQLYTDLESQRSTLKEKEAEKQELIAYYDKEIQETDGLTEEQDAKLVQLASERSALENKKDQIKAEEAARKAAAAKAEAARRAAAAAAAAKARAASSSSSSGSNSDSSSSYSEYAGGNGPFLLPVGSARISSPYGVRTHPVTGEVGKMHTGTDFAVPQGTSIHAADSGTVIVAEWWSGYGYTVVIDHGGGVWTLYGHIREGGIKVSVGDRVSRGQTIAESGATGRVTGPHLHFEVRIDGKPVDPMPYL, from the coding sequence TTGAAGAAGATTGCCGCCGGGCTGGCCGCTGTGCTGCTGGCTGTCACACTATTCCAACCCTCTGACGGATATGCCAAAAAAACTACGGTTGCAGAAATCGACAAGCAGCTGAAACAGTTGCAGCAGGAGGTTCAGGCTGCCAAAGCCGTGCAGGACAAGGCCGCTTCACGGAACCAGGAAGCCAAGCATTATTTGAATAAAACGAATCTCAATCTTCAGTACGTTCTGGATCAAATTAGTCAGGTCAAAGGCAAAATGACTGATATTTCCGGCAAAATCGCCAGTACCGAGAAATCGCTGAATATTACGGCAACCGAACTGGATGAGGCGGAAGCACGTGTGGCTTCCCGTGAGAAGCTGCTGGAGTCCCGGGTCCGCCTGATGTATACCGACGGTGCGGTTTCCTATTTGGATGTATTGCTCTCATCCACCAGTTTTTCCGATTTCCTGGACCGGGCGGATTCCCTCAAGATGATTGTAGACCAGGATCAGGACCTGCTCGTTCAGCACAAGCTGGACAAGCAGACGGTTATTGCCAAGAAGCAGGAGCTTGAAGGGCAATATGCCCAGGCCAAGCAGCTGTATACGGATCTGGAGTCCCAGCGGAGTACGCTGAAGGAGAAGGAGGCGGAGAAGCAGGAGCTGATCGCCTACTACGATAAGGAAATCCAGGAGACCGATGGCCTCACGGAAGAGCAGGATGCTAAGCTGGTGCAGCTGGCCAGCGAGCGCTCCGCGCTCGAGAACAAGAAGGACCAGATCAAAGCAGAAGAAGCCGCACGCAAAGCAGCGGCAGCCAAAGCCGAAGCGGCGCGCAGAGCGGCAGCCGCTGCTGCGGCAGCGAAAGCCCGGGCTGCCAGCAGCAGTTCAAGCTCCGGCTCCAACTCGGACAGCAGTTCAAGCTACTCTGAATATGCGGGCGGGAATGGGCCATTCCTGCTTCCTGTGGGATCCGCACGGATTTCTTCCCCATACGGGGTACGGACCCATCCGGTGACCGGTGAAGTAGGCAAGATGCATACGGGTACGGACTTTGCCGTTCCGCAAGGGACAAGCATTCATGCTGCCGATTCGGGTACGGTCATTGTGGCTGAATGGTGGAGCGGCTATGGATATACGGTAGTGATTGACCATGGCGGCGGGGTATGGACGCTTTATGGCCATATCCGCGAGGGTGGCATTAAGGTTAGTGTGGGCGACCGGGTATCCCGCGGTCAGACCATTGCTGAATCGGGTGCAACCGGACGCGTCACCGGTCCGCATCTGCACTTTGAAGTGCGGATCGACGGCAAACCGGTTGATCCGATGCCTTATCTGTGA
- the ftsX gene encoding permease-like cell division protein FtsX — protein sequence MSFKTFLRHVREGFKNVFRNGWMSVASITSIVVSLFVLGVFILLVLNVNAIADKADSQVQINVHLTLNTDQKMRETLENEIGSMPEVSKVEFISKEQGLKEFREDMGPDAAELLEGFDKDNNPLPDKLLVEVIQPTTVPFVAEKIEALNKSHEEKPIYKVNYGKGSVETLFKVTKAVRNIGFIFVAGLALMSMFLISNTIRVTILARRKEIGIMKLVGATNYFIRWPFFIEGALIGLIGSLVTSGALYAGYSSLVSSVQGDPMLGLQLIPFQDIWVLLCGLLVSLGVLIGVWGSTVSIRKFLRV from the coding sequence ATGAGTTTTAAAACCTTCTTGCGGCATGTGCGGGAAGGCTTCAAAAACGTATTCCGCAACGGCTGGATGTCGGTGGCTTCCATCACTTCCATTGTCGTCTCCCTATTCGTGCTTGGTGTCTTTATATTGCTTGTGCTTAATGTCAACGCTATTGCCGACAAGGCGGACAGCCAGGTGCAGATCAACGTGCATCTGACACTGAATACCGATCAGAAGATGCGTGAAACGCTGGAAAATGAAATCGGCAGCATGCCGGAGGTCAGCAAGGTGGAATTCATCTCCAAAGAGCAGGGGCTGAAGGAATTCCGTGAGGATATGGGGCCGGATGCCGCCGAGCTGCTCGAAGGCTTTGATAAGGATAATAACCCGCTGCCGGATAAGCTGCTCGTGGAGGTCATTCAGCCTACGACGGTTCCGTTTGTGGCGGAGAAGATAGAAGCGCTTAACAAGTCTCATGAAGAGAAACCGATTTACAAAGTGAATTATGGCAAAGGCTCGGTGGAGACACTCTTCAAGGTAACGAAGGCAGTACGCAACATCGGGTTTATTTTTGTAGCGGGATTGGCGCTCATGTCGATGTTCCTGATCTCCAATACGATCCGGGTGACGATACTTGCCCGCCGCAAGGAGATTGGCATTATGAAGCTGGTGGGTGCGACGAATTATTTTATCCGCTGGCCCTTCTTTATTGAAGGAGCGCTGATTGGGCTGATCGGCTCACTGGTTACCTCGGGGGCGCTCTATGCAGGCTACAGCAGTCTCGTGTCCTCTGTCCAGGGAGATCCGATGCTGGGGCTGCAGCTGATTCCGTTTCAGGATATCTGGGTTCTGCTCTGCGGGCTGCTTGTTAGCCTGGGTGTGCTGATCGGTGTATGGGGAAGTACCGTATCGATCCGCAAGTTCCTCAGAGTATAG
- the ftsE gene encoding cell division ATP-binding protein FtsE: protein MIEMQDVWKTYPNGTHALQGVSVKIDRNEFVYVVGPSGAGKSTFMKLIYREETPTKGQISVGGFNIGKLKPRKIPYVRRNIGVVFQDFRLLPKLTAYENVAFAMEVIEAPKKVIKKRVPEVLELVGLRSKANREPSQLSGGEQQRIAIARAIVNNPSVIIADEPTGNLDPETSWGIMQLLDEINFRGTTIVMATHNRDIVNKMRKRVLAIENGNIVRDQVRGEYGYEF, encoded by the coding sequence GTGATTGAAATGCAGGATGTGTGGAAGACCTATCCGAACGGAACCCATGCGCTCCAGGGTGTATCCGTCAAGATTGACCGCAATGAATTCGTCTATGTCGTCGGTCCGTCCGGCGCCGGTAAATCAACGTTCATGAAATTAATTTATAGAGAAGAAACGCCCACCAAAGGACAAATTTCGGTAGGCGGGTTCAATATAGGCAAGCTGAAGCCGCGCAAAATCCCCTATGTCCGCCGCAATATCGGGGTGGTCTTTCAGGATTTCCGCCTGCTGCCGAAGCTTACGGCCTATGAGAATGTCGCTTTTGCGATGGAGGTTATCGAAGCTCCGAAGAAAGTGATTAAGAAGCGTGTTCCTGAAGTGCTCGAATTAGTGGGCCTGCGCAGCAAAGCGAACCGTGAGCCCTCTCAGCTGTCCGGCGGGGAGCAGCAGCGGATTGCCATCGCCCGGGCGATTGTCAATAACCCTTCTGTCATTATTGCGGACGAGCCTACCGGCAACCTGGACCCTGAAACCTCGTGGGGAATCATGCAGCTGCTGGACGAAATTAATTTTCGCGGGACAACCATTGTAATGGCGACTCACAACAGGGATATCGTCAATAAAATGCGCAAGCGGGTATTGGCTATCGAGAACGGAAATATTGTCAGAGACCAAGTGAGAGGAGAATATGGTTATGAGTTTTAA